GACTGTCATTCAAATGCAGAATGTTTCGAAAGAGATAAAAAGTCGTGTCATATTAAATCATCTAAACTTTAACTTTGAAGAGAACCAGATCATTGGATTCCTTGGGAAAAATGGATCTGGAAAAACATCACTTATGAAAATCATTGCAGGTGAATGGGACACAACTTCCGGTGATGTTTTGGTAAATGGTCAAAAACCTTTTAACAATCAAAATGTGTTAGGGAAAATTTGCTTTATCCAAGAAGGAAATAATTTTCCTAGTCATATGAAAATCTCAGATTTGCTGAAGCTATGTAAAAATTTCTATCCAAATTGGAATCATGACATTGCCGATACCCTTCTAACTCTTTTTGATTTAGACAGTACAAAAAGAATAAAAGAACTATCCAAAGGGATGGAATCGGCAGTTGGTGTACTAGTAGGTATCGCCAGTCGCAGCGAAATCACAATTTTCGATGAACCATACATCGGCATGGATGCTAACGCTAGAAAGAAATTTTATCAATTTCTTTTAAATGATTATATAGAAATGCCTAGAACGATTATTTTTTCAACACATTTAATTGATGAAGTTAGCACTTTGTTCCAAAAAGTATATGTGATTAATAAGGGAAAATTACTATTAGAAATTTCAACAGAAGAATTACAAGAGGTTGTTTACTCTATTTCCGGACCGAGAGAGGAAATGGAGAAGATAAAAGATCAATTCATTATTTTAGACGAGAAGTATTTTATGGGGAATGGTGAAATAGTCGTTTTTGATCAGGAGAAACAACATGATGATGCATTACCTTCAGGGTGTAAGAAAAATATAGTAAATGTGCAAGACATAATCGTTCATGTAACAGAGAAAGGGGAACAATTACGATGAATCGTGTACTTTCGGCAAAAAAGATTATTGAAATAAAAAGCTTGCAATCGATCAATATTTTTTGGGGATTCTTTATTTTCTTTTTAATTTTAAATTTTACGCTCGCCACTTCCTTCAATTACTCTTCAACGATGTATATGAGTAGTTTTGCAGTTTATATTTTCTTATTCATATCAAATCATATATCGATTAAAAATAGTTTTCATTATTGCATTCATTTTGGTGTAACGCGTGGTGAGTTTATCAAGGCCAGCTTTGTAAGTAGTATTCAAAGAACAATCATAATGGTGCTAATTAATATAA
This window of the Rummeliibacillus pycnus genome carries:
- a CDS encoding ATP-binding cassette domain-containing protein, with protein sequence MTVIQMQNVSKEIKSRVILNHLNFNFEENQIIGFLGKNGSGKTSLMKIIAGEWDTTSGDVLVNGQKPFNNQNVLGKICFIQEGNNFPSHMKISDLLKLCKNFYPNWNHDIADTLLTLFDLDSTKRIKELSKGMESAVGVLVGIASRSEITIFDEPYIGMDANARKKFYQFLLNDYIEMPRTIIFSTHLIDEVSTLFQKVYVINKGKLLLEISTEELQEVVYSISGPREEMEKIKDQFIILDEKYFMGNGEIVVFDQEKQHDDALPSGCKKNIVNVQDIIVHVTEKGEQLR